The Thomasclavelia ramosa DSM 1402 genome includes a region encoding these proteins:
- a CDS encoding FeoA family protein, translating into MTLDKLIPGMSGKVTIVHGEGLLRRRLLEMGLTPKTVVKVRKIAPMGDPIELYLRSYVLTIRKDDAAMIEVEVISDAN; encoded by the coding sequence ATGACACTAGATAAATTAATTCCAGGAATGAGTGGGAAAGTTACGATTGTTCACGGAGAGGGCTTATTGCGTCGTCGTTTGTTGGAAATGGGATTGACTCCAAAAACAGTTGTAAAAGTTCGCAAGATTGCACCGATGGGTGATCCTATTGAACTTTATTTACGAAGTTATGTTTTAACGATTCGTAAAGATGATGCAGCGATGATTGAAGTAGAGGTGATTAGTGATGCCAACTAA
- the feoB gene encoding ferrous iron transport protein B: MPTKTIALIGNQNCGKTTLFNALTGSNQHVGNFPGVTVEQKSGTIKKHPSIKLVDLPGIYSLTPYTMEEIVSTDFLIKEKPSMIINIIDATSIERNLYLTMQLLELNIPMILALNMMDEVISSGNSIDVEGLQQALGIRVIPLSASKNEGIEELIEAIETTLKENNCSHLDLCSGEIHKAIHSITHLIEDNAVKAKLPKRFAVTKIIEGDKDIIRQLHLDVQQLHIIKHIIEDMEEKEGLDKDAALVDMRYQVIENITRQTVFKEQETAGQVRSEKIDSILTHKYFGIPIFIVVMLMIFFLTFNVIGAPLQSLMEIAVDFIGSTIITFLTNHQVAPWLISLLRDGVIAGVGSVLSFLPLIVVLFFFLSMLEDSGYMARVAFVMDKLLRKIGLSGKSFVPMLIGFGCSVPAIMASRTLSSQRDRKMTIIVTPFMSCSAKLPIYGMIIAAFFSTKAPLVMITIYCIGILVAIFSALLLKATIFPGDPIPFVMELPSYRIPTAKNVIMHMWEKAKDFLKKAFTIIFIASLLIWFLQSFNFRFEMVTDSSKSILAYIGNKLSFIFAPLGFSDWRLSTSLITGITAKESVVSTLSVLTNSSSPDALYHALNTLLTPASAFAFLTFTVLYMPCVAAFAATKRELGSWLQAILTAGYQTGIAYVVAFIVYHLALLIS; this comes from the coding sequence ATGCCAACTAAAACAATAGCTTTAATTGGAAATCAGAATTGTGGTAAAACAACTCTTTTTAATGCTTTAACTGGTTCGAATCAGCATGTTGGTAATTTTCCAGGTGTAACAGTTGAACAAAAATCTGGAACTATTAAAAAACATCCATCGATTAAATTAGTTGATTTGCCAGGAATATATTCATTAACACCATATACAATGGAAGAAATCGTCTCAACTGATTTTTTGATTAAAGAAAAACCATCAATGATAATAAATATTATCGATGCGACTAGTATTGAACGTAATTTGTATTTAACAATGCAGCTTTTAGAATTAAATATTCCAATGATTTTGGCGCTGAATATGATGGATGAGGTTATTAGTAGTGGTAATAGCATTGATGTAGAAGGATTACAACAGGCGTTAGGAATACGGGTTATTCCGTTATCAGCAAGTAAAAATGAGGGAATTGAAGAATTGATCGAGGCTATTGAAACAACTCTAAAAGAAAATAACTGTTCACATTTAGATCTTTGTTCAGGTGAGATTCACAAAGCGATACATTCAATAACCCATTTGATTGAAGATAATGCAGTTAAGGCAAAACTACCAAAACGTTTTGCCGTTACAAAAATTATTGAGGGTGATAAAGATATTATCAGGCAATTACATCTTGATGTTCAGCAACTCCATATTATTAAACATATTATTGAGGATATGGAAGAAAAGGAAGGCTTGGATAAAGATGCGGCCTTAGTGGATATGCGCTATCAAGTAATTGAAAATATCACACGACAAACTGTTTTTAAAGAGCAAGAAACTGCGGGTCAAGTACGTTCTGAAAAAATAGATTCTATTTTAACTCATAAATATTTTGGAATACCAATCTTCATTGTCGTTATGCTAATGATTTTCTTTCTGACCTTTAATGTTATTGGTGCACCGTTACAGTCATTAATGGAAATAGCAGTTGATTTTATCGGGAGTACGATTATTACATTTTTAACTAATCATCAAGTTGCACCTTGGCTAATTTCGCTACTGCGAGATGGAGTAATTGCTGGAGTTGGAAGTGTTTTATCATTCTTGCCGTTAATTGTTGTATTATTCTTTTTTCTATCGATGTTAGAGGATAGCGGATATATGGCACGGGTAGCTTTTGTAATGGATAAGCTGTTAAGAAAAATAGGTTTATCTGGTAAATCTTTTGTTCCGATGTTAATTGGATTTGGGTGTTCTGTACCTGCAATTATGGCTTCACGAACATTATCGTCTCAACGTGATCGTAAAATGACAATTATTGTGACACCATTTATGTCATGCAGTGCTAAATTGCCAATATATGGGATGATAATTGCAGCTTTTTTTAGTACGAAAGCCCCACTGGTGATGATTACTATATATTGTATTGGAATTTTAGTTGCAATTTTTTCTGCATTATTATTAAAAGCGACAATTTTCCCTGGTGATCCAATTCCTTTTGTAATGGAATTACCAAGTTACCGAATCCCAACAGCTAAAAATGTGATTATGCATATGTGGGAGAAAGCAAAGGATTTTTTAAAAAAAGCTTTTACAATTATTTTTATTGCATCTTTATTAATTTGGTTTTTACAAAGCTTTAATTTTCGTTTTGAAATGGTCACTGATAGTTCAAAAAGTATTTTAGCTTACATCGGAAATAAACTATCATTTATTTTTGCACCTTTAGGATTTTCTGATTGGCGCTTATCGACATCTTTGATTACTGGAATAACAGCAAAAGAATCGGTTGTCTCAACCTTATCTGTCCTTACTAATTCAAGTAGCCCGGATGCTTTATATCATGCTTTGAATACTTTACTTACACCAGCAAGTGCATTTGCTTTTTTAACCTTTACAGTATTATATATGCCTTGTGTGGCTGCTTTTGCGGCAACAAAACGAGAACTTGGTTCTTGGCTACAGGCAATCTTGACAGCAGGTTATCAAACAGGAATTGCTTACGTAGTTGCTTTTATTGTTTATCATTTAGCTTTATTGATTTCTTGA
- a CDS encoding lactate utilization protein gives MDKNLGTIIKIKQDGMIKAFEQNNMQITFVDNFEQLHNYLKKYLCNHKTVALGGSMTLFETGVIDLIHQSDVLLHDRYQEGLEREQMQEIFRKAFTSDLFITSTNALTTNGCLYNVDGNGNRVAAMIYGPKEVVVIAGKNKIFDSEEEAINHIKSISAPANAVRLNKKTPCTKTGTCMNCLSADRICSSYVKLGYQGNINRIKIVIVDQDLGY, from the coding sequence ATGGATAAAAATTTAGGAACTATTATTAAAATTAAACAAGATGGGATGATCAAAGCGTTTGAACAAAATAATATGCAAATTACTTTTGTTGATAACTTTGAACAATTACATAATTATTTAAAAAAATATTTATGTAATCACAAAACAGTTGCCTTAGGTGGTTCGATGACTTTATTTGAAACAGGAGTAATTGATTTAATTCATCAATCTGATGTTTTATTGCATGATCGCTATCAAGAGGGATTAGAGCGAGAACAAATGCAGGAAATATTCAGAAAAGCTTTTACTAGCGATTTATTTATAACGAGCACAAATGCTCTAACTACAAATGGATGTTTATACAATGTTGATGGAAATGGAAATCGTGTTGCAGCTATGATCTATGGTCCAAAAGAAGTTGTTGTAATCGCTGGGAAAAATAAGATTTTTGATAGTGAAGAAGAAGCAATCAATCACATTAAATCAATTAGTGCTCCCGCAAATGCTGTTCGTTTAAATAAAAAAACACCATGTACTAAAACAGGGACATGTATGAATTGTTTATCAGCAGATAGAATATGCAGCAGCTATGTCAAATTGGGGTATCAAGGTAACATTAATCG
- a CDS encoding MBL fold metallo-hydrolase: MEKVIILGTGNAGVKNCYNTCFALKNKNEYLLVDAGGGNGILKQLELAKIELSQITNMIVTHSHTDHVLGVVWIFRMVATKIKSGEYDGNFNIYCHDELVSTIKTIIKLTVQEKLYNLIDERIFINEVQDGQKITICEHLVTFFDIYSTKAKQFGFSIELDDGKLTCLGDEPFNELCYQYAVDSKWLLSEAFCLYQERDFFKPYEKYHSTVREASELAQTLNIKNLILYHTEEKNLSHRKKLYTDEAKQYFNGNIFVPDDLEEYRL; encoded by the coding sequence ATGGAGAAGGTAATTATATTAGGAACAGGAAATGCAGGTGTAAAAAATTGTTATAATACTTGCTTTGCTTTGAAAAATAAAAATGAATATTTATTGGTTGATGCCGGCGGTGGAAATGGTATTTTAAAGCAGCTTGAACTGGCAAAGATTGAATTATCCCAAATAACAAATATGATTGTTACGCATAGCCACACTGATCATGTATTGGGAGTAGTATGGATTTTTAGAATGGTTGCAACCAAAATCAAAAGTGGTGAATATGACGGTAACTTCAACATATACTGTCATGATGAATTGGTTTCTACAATAAAAACAATTATCAAACTAACAGTACAAGAGAAACTCTATAATTTAATTGATGAGCGCATATTTATTAATGAAGTACAAGATGGACAAAAAATCACAATTTGTGAACATCTTGTGACTTTCTTTGATATTTACTCAACAAAAGCAAAACAATTTGGTTTTTCGATTGAATTAGATGATGGAAAATTGACATGTTTAGGTGATGAGCCATTCAATGAATTATGTTATCAATATGCTGTTGATTCAAAATGGTTATTAAGTGAAGCTTTTTGTTTATATCAAGAACGTGATTTTTTTAAGCCATACGAAAAGTATCATTCAACAGTAAGAGAAGCTAGCGAACTAGCACAAACATTAAATATCAAGAATTTGATTTTATATCATACTGAGGAAAAAAATCTTAGTCATCGTAAAAAATTGTACACTGATGAAGCAAAGCAATATTTTAATGGAAATATCTTTGTGCCTGATGATCTGGAAGAATATAGGTTGTAG